From the Haladaptatus sp. DJG-WS-42 genome, the window GCTTCGCGGTCAGGGTCGCGGCCGTCGTCTGCCTTGTAGAGCGCGCCGTAGCCAATCGCAAAGACGAGCGAGAGCGTCACGATGCCGTGCCAAACCGTCATGTTTCTCGCGAGCACCCACACCTCCTCGGTGACGACGAACGGGCCTGCGAGCAGGAACCCACCCACCAGTTGTTGCGCCGAATCGGCGAGGGCGTATCGGCGCTTTTTCCCGACCATGTGCTCCATCGGCGTCGAAGCCGGTTAAACGCCCGGGCATGACGTCGAATCCGTTTAGGTTCCACACTCCATTGGTGGTGTATGAGCATTCGCCAAGAGTTCGACACCTGGGCCACAGACGGCCGCGACAAAGGGATGGAAGACCGCCACTGGCACACGGCGAAACACGCACTCGCTCGTATGCCGGTCGAGCCGGGTGACACGATTCTCGACCTCGGCACGGGCAGCGGGTACGCCGTTCGCGCGCTGCGCGAGACGAAATGCGCGGGGCGAACCTACGGTCTCGACGGCTCGCCGGAGATGGCGCGAAACGCCCGCGACTACACCGACTCGCTCGATTCTGGGTACGTCGTTGGCGACTTCGACGACCTCCCCTTTGCTGACAACAGCGTTGACCACGTCTGGACGATGGAGGCGTTTTATTACGCGAAAGACCCGCACAACACCCTCCGCGAGGTCGCGCGCGTCCTCAAACCCGGCGGGACGTTCTACTGTGCGGTGAACTACTACGAAGAGAACGTCCACTCCCACCACTGGCAGGACAACATCACAGTCGAGATGACTCGCTGGACGCGCGAGCAGTACCGCGACGCCTTCCACGAGGCGGGGCTTTCCGTCGCAGCACAAGACCACATCGGCGACTTCGACGTGGAAATCCCCGACGAAGACGCCTTCCCGTACGAGGGATTCGACACCCGCGAGGACATGGTCGAACGCTACCGCGAACTCGGGACGCTCCTGACGGTCGGCGTCGCCCACTGAACCAATAAATCCGACAGTTCACCCGGATGAACCCCTTCATTTCGACTGCAAATCTGCCACGACAGTTCGCGTCTATCCGACGGAAACAGCCCAATTGTGCCAAGTACTTTATCACTTGCCGACTGACTGATGCTGTGTCAAACAACGGCCAACGCCAGTACGTTCTCGCCGGGTTAGTTGCGGTCATCGCGTTGCTTGCGGCGTTCTTGTTGGCCGACGTTGTCGCGACCGTCTTTTTCGCTATCACGGTCGCGTACGTCTTGTTTCCCTTCCGCGAATATCTCGTGACCCACCACCTCAAGCCACGCTATGCGAGCGCTCTCGCGACGGTTGTGGCCTTCTTGAGCCTTGCTGGACTGCTCGCGCCAATTGGTATCGTCATCTATCTCCGTCGGCTGCAACTCGCCGAGTTCATCCAGAATCTCCCGCCTGAAATCGTGCTTCGGTACAGTGGGTTCTTCTACGTCATTCGCACCGAAGACGCGATTCTCTACGCGAACAATACGCTGACTCAAATCGCTATTTCCGGCGTGCAAGCTGCGCCGGTACTCGCGCTCAAAGCCGCGCTGTTTACGTTCCTCGTGTTCGCCATCCTCCTCGAGCCTCGCGGCGTCGCTGCCGCCATTTTCCGCCCGATTCCGCGCCCGTACCACGACATCGCCATCGCCCTCCACGAGCGCATCCGCGACACGCTGTTTGCGATTTACGTCCTGCAAGCAGCGACCGCGCTCGGCACGTTCGTCCTCGCGCTTGCGGTGTTTTTCATACTCGGCTATGAGTCGTTCTTCGCGCTCGCCGTCATCGCAGGTATCTTCCAGTTCATTCCCATTCTCGGACCGAGCGTTCTGGTGGTCGCCTTGGCTGGCTATCAAGTGAGTATCGGTGATGTGAACGCGGCGGCTGCCGTTCTCATCCTCGGCCTCATCGTCATCGCGTTCGTCCCCGACGCGCTCATCCGCCCGCGACTCGCAGAACAGACCGCAGACCTCCCGGGAAGTCTCTACTTCATTGGGTTCGTTGGCGGTATCCTCAGCGTGGGTGTGATGGGCTTTATCGCTGGCCCGCTCATCATCGCGCTGTTCGTCGAGGCCATTGACCTGCTCTCAGACCGCCAGATGCGACAGGGCTCGCTGTTTTAGGTGTCGGATTCGATGTTCATGCCGCGGGCTTCCCACTCGGTGAGGCTCCCCTCATAGAACGAGACGTCGGAGAAGCCGAGCCATTTGAGCACGAGGTAGGTGTGACTGATGCGTCGGGCGGTGTTGCAATAGAGGATGACGGGAGTTTCGGGGATGATGCCTTTCGCTTCGAGAATCGCTGTTGCCGTCTCGGGGTCTTTGATACCGCGCGTTTCGTCGTCTACGAGTTCGCGCCAGTCGAGTTGTACCGCGCCTTCGATGTGGCCGTCTTCGAACTCCGATTGTTCGCGCGTGTCGATGATGACGGTGTCCGTCCCGATGGCGGCGGCCACCTCGTCTGCGCCAATCAGTGGGCGGTCGTCGGGGATGGTCGCCTCGTAGTCGCTCGATTCTTGTTCGCTTGTCTCGCTCGTCGTTTCGTAGTCGAGTTGCCACGCGCTGAAGTCACCAGAAAGGAGATGGAGCTTTGCGGGGTCGTGGCCGTAGAGTGCTGCGGTCACGAGAAAGCGGGCGGCGAATACGCCGTGGGTGTCGTCGTAGGCGACGAGGTGGTCGTCGCGGGAGATGCCTGCGTCCTGCATGAGCGCAGCAAACGTGTCCGCGCCGGGGAGCATGCCTTCGTCGCCGCCGTCTTCGTCGCGGAAGCTGTCGTAGGGGATGTTCACCGCGCCGGGGAGGTGGCCAATCCCGCCGAACTCCCACGCGTCGCGCACGTCCACGAGGGCGACGTCGGCCAGTCGTTCGGCAACCCACGCCGCCGAAACGATGGTTTCGTCCATACAGAGTGGCACGCGGGGTCACGCTTTAACCTTCGTCCTGCGTGCGAATTGCCCGCGAAGTCGGAGTTGCGGAGAATGTTGCTTCACCCACTCGCTCGACTGGCTGCCAGCCACTACCGATGGGTTGCTCACTCGAATCGCGAGAAGCTGGAGTACCCCAACTACAACCAGCAATCCCCCACAGACCGGCCGAAACTCCATGTGTGGTCCCTGTTTGTCGGCGTGAGTTAATCATCATGGGCCGACCCGTGACAGGGTGTCGGCGTCTCTGAACGCCGCGACCAGCGTGCGGTACCGGCAGTGTGTTCCGCTGTGTGATCACCGAACGACCATCATCTCGTCGGAGAACCGGTCAATGCGTGCGTTCCCCCGGAGTCGTTCTCTCACCCGTGTCTCACTTACCGGTAATAATTGTAGATACGCAGGAGGAGGGGCCGGACCTGCCTTAAGTGGTACTACTATGTGCGTTGCTGGCCTACGTATAGGCGCAATCATGAGCGATTACGCAAAAGACGTCCTTGTTTCCGCGGACTGGGTGGAGAGCCACCTTGATGAGTTCCAGAGCGACGACCCCGACTATCGACTGGTCGAGGTCGACGTAGACACGGAAGCCTACGAAGACGCCCACGCACCGGGCGCGATTGGCTTCAACTGGGAGACCGAACTCCAAGACCAGCTCCAGCGAGACATCCTCGAGAAGGAAGACTTCGAGAGCCTGCTCGGCAGCCACGGCATCACCGAGGATTCGACGGTCGTCCTCTATGGCGACAACTCGAACTGGTTCGCCGCCTA encodes:
- a CDS encoding DUF2391 family protein — encoded protein: MVGKKRRYALADSAQQLVGGFLLAGPFVVTEEVWVLARNMTVWHGIVTLSLVFAIGYGALYKADDGRDPDREADVAGIPLRFLSLMLVAFGSVIILAMAFAAPQTFLSDLSVNARYEVTAKAVSVGAIFSVVGAATADSVF
- a CDS encoding class I SAM-dependent methyltransferase, yielding MSIRQEFDTWATDGRDKGMEDRHWHTAKHALARMPVEPGDTILDLGTGSGYAVRALRETKCAGRTYGLDGSPEMARNARDYTDSLDSGYVVGDFDDLPFADNSVDHVWTMEAFYYAKDPHNTLREVARVLKPGGTFYCAVNYYEENVHSHHWQDNITVEMTRWTREQYRDAFHEAGLSVAAQDHIGDFDVEIPDEDAFPYEGFDTREDMVERYRELGTLLTVGVAH
- a CDS encoding AI-2E family transporter; the protein is MSNNGQRQYVLAGLVAVIALLAAFLLADVVATVFFAITVAYVLFPFREYLVTHHLKPRYASALATVVAFLSLAGLLAPIGIVIYLRRLQLAEFIQNLPPEIVLRYSGFFYVIRTEDAILYANNTLTQIAISGVQAAPVLALKAALFTFLVFAILLEPRGVAAAIFRPIPRPYHDIAIALHERIRDTLFAIYVLQAATALGTFVLALAVFFILGYESFFALAVIAGIFQFIPILGPSVLVVALAGYQVSIGDVNAAAAVLILGLIVIAFVPDALIRPRLAEQTADLPGSLYFIGFVGGILSVGVMGFIAGPLIIALFVEAIDLLSDRQMRQGSLF
- a CDS encoding sulfurtransferase; amino-acid sequence: MDETIVSAAWVAERLADVALVDVRDAWEFGGIGHLPGAVNIPYDSFRDEDGGDEGMLPGADTFAALMQDAGISRDDHLVAYDDTHGVFAARFLVTAALYGHDPAKLHLLSGDFSAWQLDYETTSETSEQESSDYEATIPDDRPLIGADEVAAAIGTDTVIIDTREQSEFEDGHIEGAVQLDWRELVDDETRGIKDPETATAILEAKGIIPETPVILYCNTARRISHTYLVLKWLGFSDVSFYEGSLTEWEARGMNIESDT